One part of the Methylobacterium mesophilicum SR1.6/6 genome encodes these proteins:
- a CDS encoding FAD-dependent oxidoreductase, translated as MDTVKTRLCVVGGGPAGMMAGLLFARAGIDVLVLEKHADFLRDFRGDTIHPSTLDLMDELGFTERFRALPQRRVENFSGVVAGRSYRVADFSRLPTRNRFLSFMPQWDFLDFLAGEAGRYPTFRLLRRTEAQDLIAEQGRVAGVRATGPDGPVELRSDLVLCADGRHSRMRAQAGLIPRAFGAPIDVLWFRLPRRDGDPEAAAGRFGPGRILITLDRGDAWQCAYVVPKGGDAALRAKGLPAFRAAVAQIAPFLADRTDAIADWDAVKLLTVTVDRLDCWHRPGLLCIGDAAHAMSPVGGVGINLAIQDAVAAANLLAEPLRAGPVAEADLARVQARRMFPVRATQALQRVIQSRVIAASLAADAPFRAPLALRILDAVRPLQVLPARMIGMGVRPEHVRVPMRA; from the coding sequence ATGGACACGGTGAAGACCCGCCTCTGCGTCGTCGGCGGCGGTCCCGCCGGGATGATGGCCGGGCTGCTTTTCGCGCGGGCCGGAATCGACGTGCTCGTCCTAGAGAAGCACGCGGATTTCCTGCGCGACTTCCGCGGCGATACGATTCATCCCTCCACCCTCGACCTGATGGACGAACTCGGATTCACCGAGCGCTTCCGTGCCCTTCCGCAGCGCCGCGTCGAGAACTTCTCGGGCGTCGTGGCCGGGCGCAGCTACCGGGTCGCGGATTTCAGCCGGCTGCCGACCCGGAACCGCTTCCTGTCGTTCATGCCGCAATGGGATTTCCTGGACTTCCTGGCCGGCGAGGCTGGGCGCTATCCGACCTTTCGCCTGCTCCGCCGCACCGAGGCGCAGGACCTGATCGCGGAGCAGGGCCGCGTCGCGGGGGTGCGCGCGACCGGGCCGGACGGTCCGGTCGAGCTCCGGTCCGACCTCGTGCTCTGCGCGGACGGCCGCCATTCGCGGATGCGTGCGCAGGCCGGCTTGATACCCCGCGCCTTCGGGGCACCCATCGACGTGCTGTGGTTCCGCCTGCCGCGCCGGGACGGAGATCCGGAGGCGGCGGCCGGCCGATTCGGGCCGGGACGGATCCTGATCACCCTCGACCGGGGCGATGCGTGGCAATGTGCCTACGTGGTGCCGAAGGGCGGCGACGCGGCGCTGCGCGCGAAGGGCCTGCCGGCGTTCCGGGCCGCGGTGGCGCAGATTGCGCCGTTCCTGGCCGACCGCACCGACGCCATCGCCGACTGGGACGCCGTCAAGCTCCTGACCGTCACCGTCGACCGGCTCGATTGCTGGCACCGCCCGGGGCTGCTCTGCATCGGTGACGCCGCGCACGCGATGTCGCCGGTGGGTGGCGTCGGGATCAACCTCGCGATCCAGGATGCGGTGGCGGCGGCCAATCTCCTGGCCGAGCCGCTGAGGGCCGGACCCGTTGCCGAGGCCGACCTCGCCCGGGTCCAGGCCCGGCGGATGTTCCCCGTTCGGGCGACGCAGGCGCTGCAGCGGGTGATCCAGTCCCGCGTGATCGCGGCCTCGCTTGCGGCCGACGCGCCGTTCCGGGCGCCGCTGGCGCTCCGGATCCTCGATGCGGTGCGACCGCTTCAGGTCCTGCCGGCGCGGATGATCGGGATGGGTGTGCGGCCCGAGCACGTGCGCGTGCCGATGCGGGCCTGA
- a CDS encoding CinA family protein, translating into MIDDAELLARAEALVAAYAAAGCTIATAESCTGGLVAGLLTAVPGSSAVLERGFVTYSNAAKAEAIGVPMDVIRQHGAVSEPVARAMAIGTLAAAPASVAVAITGIAGPGGGSAGKPVGLVHFGLALRDGAARHLERRYGDLGRAGIRRAAVADALGLLENALGN; encoded by the coding sequence ATGATCGACGACGCCGAGCTTCTCGCCCGGGCTGAGGCTCTGGTGGCAGCCTACGCGGCGGCCGGGTGCACCATCGCCACGGCCGAGTCCTGCACCGGCGGCCTCGTGGCTGGCCTGCTTACCGCCGTTCCCGGGTCTTCCGCCGTTCTGGAGCGCGGCTTCGTCACTTATTCCAATGCGGCGAAGGCCGAGGCGATCGGCGTTCCGATGGACGTGATCCGCCAGCACGGCGCCGTCAGCGAGCCGGTCGCGCGGGCGATGGCCATCGGAACGCTCGCCGCGGCACCGGCCTCCGTGGCCGTGGCGATCACCGGCATCGCCGGCCCGGGCGGGGGCAGCGCCGGGAAGCCGGTGGGGCTGGTCCATTTCGGTCTCGCGCTGCGGGATGGCGCCGCGCGCCATCTGGAGCGGCGCTACGGCGATCTGGGTCGCGCGGGCATCCGCCGGGCCGCCGTGGCCGACGCGCTCGGCCTCCTGGAGAATGCCTTGGGCAACTGA
- a CDS encoding MAPEG family protein, with the protein MIFPATTAFFAGLLALVYLGLSGWVIGSRVSDNVLLGDGGDDAVLKRIRSHANFSEYVPLALILIGLLEAGGGGHGLVQGLLVALLVGRILHPIGMFAPPNSPRQFACRGGGILLTLATLGVAAIALLLRTA; encoded by the coding sequence ATGATCTTCCCCGCGACCACGGCCTTCTTTGCTGGGCTGCTCGCCCTCGTCTACCTGGGCCTGTCGGGATGGGTGATCGGGAGCCGGGTCTCCGACAACGTCCTGCTCGGCGACGGCGGCGACGACGCGGTGCTCAAGCGTATTCGCTCGCACGCCAATTTCTCGGAATACGTGCCGCTGGCGCTCATCCTGATCGGCCTGCTGGAAGCCGGCGGCGGCGGCCACGGGCTGGTGCAAGGGCTGCTGGTCGCGCTCCTCGTCGGCCGGATCCTGCACCCGATCGGGATGTTCGCGCCGCCGAACTCCCCGCGTCAGTTCGCCTGCCGGGGCGGCGGCATCCTGCTGACGCTGGCGACGCTCGGCGTCGCCGCGATCGCGCTGCTCCTTCGCACGGCCTGA